The Eriocheir sinensis breed Jianghai 21 chromosome 26, ASM2467909v1, whole genome shotgun sequence genome window below encodes:
- the LOC127003735 gene encoding uncharacterized protein LOC127003735: MDSTSDAPDSRRRRTTGRHLLLLLWKSLLLRKKQWVLLLFEILLPVALFSVILFLRLLPDSDLKPIYYNKTTYGESVTEDDLLKSVCFGIVIGGNCYISPTFNGQNKLYYGPNETFPTDVSNYLVKRLGWPPDAVEAVNDLDEMDYLVEQMYFATNESISILVGLYFEDFPVDDKLPINLRYKLRLPGSWSTEYEYPFFQMPGPGNSNLSLVGGKDSTLAPSISCTPFSGEPPA, translated from the exons ATGGACTCCACCTCAGAcgcgccag ATTCCAGGCGGCGAAGGACGACGGgacgtcacctcctcctcttgttgtggAAGAGCCTGTTGTTACGCAAGAAGCAGTGGGTCCTGTTGCTCTTCGAAATACTGTTGCCTGTCGCTCTCTTCTCCGTCATTCTTTTTCTCAGGCTTCTGCCCGATTCGGACCTCAAGCCCATCTACTATAACAAG ACAACATATGGTGAAAGCGTGACTGAAGATGATTTGCTGAAAAGTGTGTGCTTCGGTATTGTGATCGGGGGCAACTGTTATATTTCTCCTACCTTCAACGGGCAGAACAAACTCTACTACGGCCCCAACGAGACCTTCCCGACAGACGTTTCAAACTACTTGGTGAAGAGGCTCGGCTGGCCTCCAGATG CGGTGGAAGCCGTGAACGACCTGGACGAAATGGATTACCTAGTGGAGCAAATGTACTTCGCCACCAACGAGAGCATTTCTATCCTTGTCGGCCTCTACTTCGAAGACTTCCCGGTGGATGACAAGCTGCCGATAAATTTGCGCTACAAACTACGCCTTCCAGGTTCCTGGTCCACAGAGTACGAGTACCCCTTCTTTCAGATGCCAGGGCCGGGAAACTCTAACCTAA GTCTGGTGGGGGGGAAGGACAGCACCCTTGCCCCGTCAATCTCATGCACCCCCTTTTCCGGGGAACCGCCAGCGTAG